From the genome of Blautia hydrogenotrophica DSM 10507:
TCAAACTGAGACACCATATCCACCATACTTCCCATCTTTCGGTTTCCCAAAAGCTCTGCCGAATCCTTGTCCAGTAAAGGGATCTGATCATAACTGATCTGTTCAATATCTTCGGTGAAATTTCCTGTCTCTGGCTCTAGCAATTTTTGATACTTCTTCGCATTGACCACCGGAGATGACAACAGCGTTCCCGCACCATAGACCACCAGTACCAAAAGGACCAGCCCTGTTCCTATCTTGAGAACTTTATTGTTTTTTGCCTCCTGCACAGACCTTACTCTTCGCACTGCGTACATAACCAAGATCAAAACCATCACTGCCAGCAAAAAGGTCCAAAAACCGCTGGAGTGAATATTGATGGCAGGAATTGTCACATAGTAATAAATTCCCGCCAGGAGAACCAAAATAATCACGGCTAAAAATTTGCTTTTTCCTTTTCTCATCACTTTTTACACACATTCCTTTATATTTTTCGTCGGCAGAGAAAGTTTCCCAAAGCTTCTGGGGCTTTCTCTTTTCTTATACTAACATTTTCTTCTCAAAAGTACAAATTAAATTCTATAAAAAACAAAGTAGGCAAGCCCCACTTCCCCTCAATCTTTATAGGACGCACCCCACTTAACGCGCCGCCGCAACACCTCTTTGCGGTGAAACTCCTCACTGCTGCGTGTGCATTCTGCCCAGAGTTTTTTTATCCTATAGAAAAGTCCCCCTGACTTTCCTATAGAATAAAAAACCGCTGCCTGTGGTTTTACTCACAGACAGCGGCCGATATTTCCTTGACTACTCCTCGTCTTCCGACGCATTTGCTCTTGCGGCGATTTCTTTTTCCTGAATATCACTCGGTGCTTGCTCGTAGCGTGCAAACTCATAGGAAAACTCTCCACTTCCGCCTGTCATAGATCTAAGATCTGTGGAATACCCATAAATCTCCAACATAGGCACGTCGGCCTCAATGACAGTATTGCCATCATGATCTGGATTCATACCCAGTACACGTCCACGGCGTTTATTCAAGTCGCCCATGACATCTCCTGTATAGGAATCTGGAACCGTCACCTTCATAGACACAATCGGCTCCAAAAGTACCGGAGACGCCTCCATAAATCCCTTCTTAAAAGCTAAGATCGTTGCCATCTTAAAGGCCATCTCCGAAGAATCCACCGTGTGGTAAGAACCGTCATAAAGTGTCGCTTTTACTCCTACTACTGGATAAGAAGCCAACGGTCCTTTTTGAACAGACTCCTGAAGGCCTTTTTCTACTGCCGGAAAATAGTTTTTCGGTACCGCGCCGCCTACAACTACTTGCTCAAAGATATATGGTGTTTCTAAATCACCGGACGGCTCAAAACGCATCTTAACATGACCATACTGCCCATGTCCGCCGGACTGTTTCTTATGCTTACCTTCCACATCAGAATTCTTGCGAATGGTCTCGCGGAACGGAACTTTTGGTTTCGACAATTCCACATCAACCTTATAGCGCTCTAGAAGTTTGCTACACACGATATCCAGATGCTGATCTCCCATTCCATAAATCAATGTCTGACGATTCGCCGAGTCATTGACACTTTTCACAGTCAAATCCTCACTCATAATCTTCGCCAGGCCCTGAGCAATCTTATCCTCATCCCCTTTACTCTTAGCCTTATATCTCTTGTAGGTATAAGGTGTGGAGATCACTGCTTTCGGATAAGAAATCGGGTGTGCCTTTGTCGCCAGGCTGTCGCCGGTCTTGGCATCATTCAACTTCGCTATGGCACCAATATCTCCTGCATGAAGTTCCGATACCTCCAATGGCTTGGAGCCTTCCAAAACATAGAGCTTATTCAGTTTTTCATCAGACTGCTTATCCACGTTATAGAGTACGTCATCTGACTTCACAACACCAGAACAAATCTTAACCAAAGAGTATTTCCCCAGGAAGGGATCTGCGATTGTCTTCCAGATATAGGCTGACTTAGCCTTTGTAAAATC
Proteins encoded in this window:
- a CDS encoding elongation factor G, with the protein product MDVFRTDRIRNVVLLGHGGAGKTTLVEAMAYLSGMTNRLGRVEDGNTVSDYDKEEIKRGFSISTTVVPVVWDKIKVNVLDTPGYFDFVGETEEAVSAADAAIIVVSGKAGVQVGTQKAWKLCEKYKLPRMIFVTGMDIDDVSYRKVVEDLTELYGKKIAPLHFPIRENGKFVGYVNVVKQAGRHYIDKGKKEECPIPEHLNEYLEKYREILIESVAETSEEFMDRYFEGDEFSQTEISATLAMNVQEGSIVPVCMGAPVNLRGVSNLLDDICGYFPSPDKRSCNGIATKTNEIFEANYDFTKAKSAYIWKTIADPFLGKYSLVKICSGVVKSDDVLYNVDKQSDEKLNKLYVLEGSKPLEVSELHAGDIGAIAKLNDAKTGDSLATKAHPISYPKAVISTPYTYKRYKAKSKGDEDKIAQGLAKIMSEDLTVKSVNDSANRQTLIYGMGDQHLDIVCSKLLERYKVDVELSKPKVPFRETIRKNSDVEGKHKKQSGGHGQYGHVKMRFEPSGDLETPYIFEQVVVGGAVPKNYFPAVEKGLQESVQKGPLASYPVVGVKATLYDGSYHTVDSSEMAFKMATILAFKKGFMEASPVLLEPIVSMKVTVPDSYTGDVMGDLNKRRGRVLGMNPDHDGNTVIEADVPMLEIYGYSTDLRSMTGGSGEFSYEFARYEQAPSDIQEKEIAARANASEDEE